The proteins below come from a single Micromonospora citrea genomic window:
- a CDS encoding MFS transporter, translating to MRRSPATTLLAAGASASLGDGIRYAAFPLLAVHVTTNPVSVGAVSAALSTAHLLFGFHVGAAVDRFDRVRLLRYMQLSRVAVVLVLVVAVLAGQASLPLLLAAAFLLGAAELAADTAVQSLTPVLVQDAGLERLNAGLTASQSIGEDFAGPAAGGLLFSLSPAAPFAVIAAAMGGSWGLLTRLRLPPREAPPPRPRRSLTAEAREGFLYLIHHPSLRSQALWAAAMNLSVAAASATLVLYVVQELRLSDSTYGWLLTGAGVGGLAGAAASPWTIRVLGRLGTMIAASLVAGVVTLGIAFTTSVWLIAVFQFLAGFSGVSFSVVGRSLRQSITPDALMGRVTSAYRLIGFGALPLGALAGGAVAHWLSLGTPFLLAGGLMIVSTLTLGLLTRRAQAAAATTPEAAQRGA from the coding sequence CCAGCCTCGGTGACGGCATCCGCTACGCCGCCTTCCCGCTGCTCGCCGTGCACGTGACGACCAATCCGGTCAGCGTGGGCGCGGTCTCGGCCGCGCTGTCCACCGCGCACCTGCTGTTCGGCTTCCACGTCGGTGCCGCGGTCGACCGGTTCGACCGCGTCCGCCTGCTGCGGTACATGCAGCTCTCCCGCGTCGCCGTCGTGCTGGTGCTCGTCGTGGCGGTCCTGGCCGGTCAGGCTTCGCTGCCCCTGCTGCTGGCGGCGGCCTTCCTGCTGGGGGCGGCCGAGTTGGCGGCCGACACCGCGGTGCAGTCGCTGACTCCGGTGCTCGTGCAGGACGCCGGGCTCGAACGGTTGAACGCCGGGCTCACCGCCTCGCAGTCGATCGGCGAGGACTTCGCCGGCCCGGCCGCGGGTGGCCTGTTGTTCTCGCTCAGCCCGGCGGCCCCGTTCGCGGTGATCGCCGCCGCGATGGGTGGCAGTTGGGGGTTGCTGACGCGGCTGCGGCTGCCGCCACGTGAGGCCCCGCCGCCCAGGCCCCGCCGGTCGCTCACGGCCGAGGCACGGGAAGGCTTCCTCTACCTGATCCACCACCCCTCGCTGCGTTCCCAGGCCCTGTGGGCAGCGGCCATGAACCTGAGCGTCGCCGCGGCGAGCGCGACCCTCGTCCTCTACGTCGTGCAGGAACTGCGACTGAGCGACAGCACGTACGGGTGGCTGCTGACCGGCGCCGGAGTCGGTGGCCTGGCCGGCGCCGCCGCCTCACCGTGGACCATCAGGGTTCTCGGCCGCCTCGGCACGATGATCGCCGCCAGCCTTGTCGCCGGCGTGGTCACCCTCGGCATCGCGTTCACCACGTCGGTCTGGCTGATCGCGGTCTTCCAGTTCCTGGCGGGCTTCTCCGGGGTGTCGTTCTCGGTGGTCGGTCGCTCCTTGCGGCAGAGCATCACCCCGGACGCCCTGATGGGCCGGGTCACCAGCGCCTACCGCCTGATCGGCTTCGGCGCCCTGCCGTTGGGCGCCCTCGCCGGCGGTGCCGTCGCGCACTGGCTGAGCCTCGGCACCCCGTTCCTGCTGGCGGGCGGCCTGATGATCGTCAGCACGCTGACGCTGGGCCTGCTCACCCGCCGCGCTCAGGCGGCCGCCGCCACCACCCCGGAAGCTGCGCAGCGGGGAGCATAG